Proteins found in one Solitalea lacus genomic segment:
- a CDS encoding glycoside hydrolase family 3 protein, producing MNLKIKLIGSILTLISIAPSLQAQIATNSTKSDLVSSIQHPNAWVDSVFKKMKRKERIAQLFMVPVYSNHPKEKRDSVTALIKRYQAGGIITFQGGPVRNALLLNEIQKKLKVPALVATDGEWGLAMRLDSTVSYPFQMTLGAIQNNDLIYKVGQQMAAQFKRAGIQMNFAPVVDVNNNINNPVINFRSFGENKYNVAQKGIAIMKGMQDGGLLATAKHFPGHGDTDVDSHYDLPQLKFSRERLDSLEMYPFKQIINAGIGGVMVAHMNIPTLDNTPNLPSTLSRPIVSDLLQKDLQFKGLVFTDAMNMKGVVKYHPKGEAAVLAMTAGNDMLEMVENLPASIKAVRKAIRKKQISRKEVDARCKKILAAKYWIGLNNYQPVYLPNLTQDLNPEDATLLNTQLAEAAATTIIKPGDSVLKLSDKILIISIGTGETTLFQKTISASVSAATLTIPKDADATKLESVRKQLNNYSKIIIGVHDFRARPRATLDYNSGVIDFISELIQTNKAYVCLMANAYTMASLKTLDKAKGLWVLYENSKYTEQAAAKVILGELSTSGKLPVTVNTTFKAGIGL from the coding sequence ATGAATTTGAAGATAAAATTGATCGGTTCAATACTTACGCTTATCTCCATTGCTCCATCATTGCAAGCCCAGATAGCAACAAATTCCACAAAAAGCGATCTAGTTTCCTCGATTCAACACCCTAACGCTTGGGTAGACTCCGTTTTTAAAAAGATGAAGAGAAAAGAACGGATTGCCCAATTGTTTATGGTTCCTGTTTATTCTAATCATCCTAAAGAAAAAAGAGATTCTGTAACAGCACTTATTAAAAGGTATCAGGCAGGTGGTATAATTACTTTTCAAGGGGGACCAGTTAGAAATGCTTTATTATTGAATGAGATTCAAAAAAAGCTAAAAGTGCCTGCTTTAGTAGCAACTGACGGAGAATGGGGACTGGCAATGCGCCTTGACAGTACTGTTTCCTATCCCTTTCAAATGACTTTAGGTGCCATTCAAAACAACGACCTTATTTACAAGGTTGGTCAACAGATGGCAGCGCAGTTTAAACGAGCCGGCATACAAATGAATTTTGCTCCGGTAGTTGACGTAAATAACAATATTAATAATCCGGTTATAAATTTCCGTTCTTTTGGCGAAAACAAGTACAATGTAGCACAAAAAGGCATCGCTATTATGAAAGGAATGCAGGATGGCGGGTTATTGGCAACTGCAAAGCATTTTCCCGGTCATGGTGATACTGATGTGGATTCTCATTATGATTTACCCCAGCTAAAATTCAGCCGTGAACGTCTAGATTCATTGGAAATGTATCCTTTTAAGCAGATTATCAATGCAGGTATTGGTGGGGTAATGGTCGCTCATATGAATATTCCGACTTTGGATAACACTCCGAACTTACCTTCAACTCTTTCACGACCTATAGTAAGTGATTTATTGCAAAAAGACCTTCAGTTTAAAGGTTTAGTTTTTACCGATGCCATGAATATGAAGGGTGTCGTTAAATATCATCCTAAAGGTGAAGCTGCTGTATTAGCAATGACAGCAGGAAATGATATGTTGGAAATGGTGGAAAACTTGCCAGCATCGATCAAAGCTGTTCGCAAGGCCATCAGGAAAAAGCAAATTAGCAGGAAAGAAGTTGACGCTCGTTGTAAAAAAATATTGGCAGCCAAATACTGGATAGGTTTAAACAACTATCAACCTGTCTACCTTCCAAACCTAACGCAAGACCTTAACCCGGAGGATGCAACACTCTTAAACACTCAACTGGCTGAAGCAGCAGCCACTACCATAATAAAGCCAGGTGACAGTGTACTTAAGCTAAGCGATAAAATATTGATAATATCCATTGGCACTGGAGAAACAACACTGTTCCAGAAAACAATAAGTGCTTCTGTATCCGCAGCTACTTTAACTATTCCCAAAGATGCTGATGCGACTAAGCTTGAATCAGTTCGAAAACAATTAAACAATTACTCTAAAATTATTATTGGCGTACATGACTTCCGCGCTCGTCCACGTGCCACTCTTGATTATAACTCCGGTGTAATCGATTTTATTTCAGAATTAATTCAAACCAATAAAGCTTATGTTTGCTTAATGGCAAATGCCTACACTATGGCTAGTTTGAAAACTCTTGATAAAGCTAAAGGCTTGTGGGTGCTGTATGAAAACTCTAAATATACTGAGCAAGCCGCCGCTAAAGTTATCTTAGGCGAACTTAGCACATCCGGAAAACTTCCTGTTACAGTAAACACAACTTTTAAAGCCGGAATCGGACTATAA
- a CDS encoding ATP-dependent DNA helicase has protein sequence MSSPYTLQFQEALERLNSQQREAVETIDGPVLVVAGPGTGKTQILAARIGKILKDTDTDANNILCLTFTDAGAINMRKRLVEFIGPDAYRVNIYTFHSFCNEVIQENLEYFGKINLDPISDLEEAELLKELIDEFSNDNPLKRYTGEVYFERDRLRNLFSLIKKEDWKLDFVNKAINDYIDDLPNREEFVYKRKHKHHNAGDVKEEKIAEEIEKMHLFRAAVADYPKYQAKMRARNRYDFDDMIVWVLNAFKNDPNLLARYQEQFQYLLVDEYQDTSGAQNELIQLLIADREKPDIFVVGDDDQSIFRFQGANMSNILDFAFAYQNDLTTIVLTENYRSTQAILDASRALINNNQERLTKALKLDKNLQASNQKLNQLTVVPELIEYANVEHEVVGIASQIVDLLAKGIEPEEIAVIYRNHSQVDELIKYLSAKNIAVNTKRKIDLLSLPFVENIINILRYLAMEINTPYSGDDLLFEIMHYDFFNIPPIETAKISIEVFRKNYSVNNRDNDAVFGKTSIRRWISDMANPKKLTLFDQYTSAEIKQLSNDLEFWIKESQNLTLQELFEKIILRAGILKYIMKSKERNWFMEVLTSLFDFLKEENRKKTDLTLQQFIDLIDLMKLNGISIDLNKTLFAEKGVNFMTAHGSKGLEFEYVFVMGCTKKIWDVTKKGGGTKNYKYPDTLTTKVGEGSELEESRRLFYVALTRAKHSLFVSFAAENKKGKEQEHSQFLYEMRQESNLKIERKQLSDEAMFDFIVTQFNEDDKPNIELIDKNYLDLLLQKYTLSVTHLSSYLDCPLRFYFQNLIRVPAGKSPSATFGLAIHWALNKLYLKMREQDAFPDENYLFDQFSWFMFRNRESFTKDQFKLRMEYGQKIITPYYNKYVNSWNKVAVTERSIKNVTIDNVPIKGNLDKIEFNGKQANVVDYKTGKYNNAKDKFKRPDEKNPNGGDYWRQAVFYKILVDNDKTNDWEVVSTEFDFVEPISDNEYHKEKVVITPDDIEIVREQIISTYAKIMNHEFSQGCGKEDCHWCNFVRSNFEQQDILIEEEI, from the coding sequence ATGTCGTCTCCATATACTTTACAATTTCAAGAAGCCCTTGAAAGACTGAACTCCCAGCAGCGTGAAGCTGTTGAAACCATAGACGGACCAGTTCTGGTTGTTGCAGGGCCGGGAACTGGTAAAACACAAATTTTGGCTGCCCGAATTGGTAAAATTTTGAAAGATACCGATACAGATGCTAATAATATTTTGTGCTTAACGTTTACCGATGCTGGCGCCATCAACATGCGTAAGCGTTTGGTCGAATTTATCGGGCCTGATGCTTACCGCGTGAATATTTACACTTTCCACTCGTTTTGTAATGAAGTGATTCAGGAAAACCTGGAGTATTTTGGCAAAATCAACCTCGATCCGATTTCTGATTTGGAAGAAGCTGAATTATTAAAGGAATTGATCGATGAATTCAGCAATGACAATCCATTGAAGCGTTATACAGGCGAGGTTTATTTTGAACGTGATCGCCTGCGTAATCTTTTCAGTCTGATTAAAAAAGAAGACTGGAAGCTCGATTTCGTTAATAAAGCCATTAACGATTATATTGACGATTTGCCGAACCGTGAAGAGTTTGTGTACAAACGAAAACATAAACATCATAATGCCGGCGATGTAAAAGAGGAGAAGATTGCCGAGGAGATTGAGAAAATGCACCTTTTCAGAGCAGCAGTTGCAGATTATCCAAAGTATCAGGCTAAAATGCGTGCACGCAATCGGTATGATTTTGACGACATGATTGTTTGGGTGCTTAATGCCTTTAAAAATGATCCTAACCTGCTTGCCAGATACCAAGAGCAATTTCAATACTTGCTGGTAGATGAATATCAGGATACGAGTGGTGCTCAAAATGAATTGATTCAATTGCTTATTGCCGATCGTGAAAAGCCCGACATTTTTGTTGTTGGAGACGATGACCAGTCAATTTTCCGTTTTCAGGGAGCCAACATGAGCAATATCCTTGATTTTGCTTTTGCTTATCAAAACGACCTTACAACCATCGTTCTAACGGAAAATTACCGTTCGACCCAAGCTATTTTAGATGCCTCCAGAGCACTGATCAACAATAACCAGGAGCGACTAACCAAAGCGCTCAAACTTGACAAAAACCTTCAAGCTTCAAACCAAAAGCTTAATCAACTTACGGTAGTGCCTGAGCTTATTGAATATGCAAATGTAGAGCATGAGGTTGTTGGCATTGCCTCCCAAATAGTTGACTTATTAGCTAAAGGTATTGAACCTGAAGAAATTGCAGTTATTTACCGTAACCATAGTCAGGTTGATGAACTAATAAAATATCTTTCAGCAAAGAATATTGCAGTTAACACTAAACGCAAAATAGATTTACTATCCCTTCCGTTTGTTGAGAATATCATCAATATTTTGCGCTATTTGGCAATGGAAATTAATACACCATACAGTGGCGATGATTTGTTGTTTGAAATAATGCATTATGATTTCTTCAACATTCCTCCAATTGAAACCGCCAAAATCAGTATTGAAGTTTTCAGAAAGAACTACTCGGTTAATAACCGCGATAATGATGCTGTTTTTGGCAAAACGTCAATTCGCAGGTGGATCTCGGACATGGCTAATCCAAAAAAACTTACATTATTTGATCAATATACATCCGCAGAAATAAAGCAACTCAGTAACGATCTGGAATTCTGGATTAAAGAATCTCAGAACCTTACGCTACAGGAGTTATTTGAAAAAATCATTCTTCGCGCCGGTATCCTTAAATATATAATGAAATCAAAAGAACGAAATTGGTTCATGGAAGTGCTAACCAGTTTATTTGATTTCCTAAAAGAAGAAAACCGGAAGAAAACCGATTTAACCCTGCAGCAATTCATCGACCTAATTGATCTGATGAAGCTAAATGGTATTTCCATCGACTTAAACAAAACCCTGTTTGCTGAAAAGGGAGTTAACTTTATGACGGCTCATGGTTCCAAAGGATTGGAGTTTGAGTATGTGTTTGTGATGGGTTGTACCAAAAAGATTTGGGACGTAACCAAAAAAGGCGGAGGAACCAAAAATTACAAATATCCTGATACATTAACTACAAAAGTTGGTGAAGGTTCAGAGCTGGAGGAGTCGAGAAGGTTGTTTTATGTTGCACTTACTCGTGCTAAACACTCCTTATTCGTTTCTTTTGCAGCCGAAAATAAAAAAGGAAAGGAACAAGAGCATTCACAGTTTCTTTATGAAATGCGACAAGAGAGCAATTTGAAGATTGAACGAAAACAGCTTTCTGACGAAGCAATGTTCGATTTTATTGTTACTCAATTTAATGAAGACGATAAACCTAATATTGAACTTATTGATAAGAATTACCTGGATCTGCTTTTACAAAAGTACACGCTCAGCGTTACTCACCTTAGCAGTTACCTGGATTGTCCGCTGCGCTTCTATTTCCAAAACCTGATTCGTGTTCCGGCAGGCAAAAGTCCTAGTGCCACTTTCGGTTTAGCGATACACTGGGCCCTGAACAAGTTATACCTCAAAATGCGTGAACAGGATGCTTTCCCTGATGAAAATTACCTATTCGATCAATTTTCATGGTTTATGTTTCGCAACCGAGAATCATTCACTAAAGACCAGTTTAAACTAAGGATGGAATACGGGCAAAAGATCATTACGCCGTATTATAATAAATATGTAAACTCCTGGAATAAGGTGGCAGTTACCGAACGTAGCATTAAAAATGTAACTATTGACAATGTTCCGATTAAGGGTAATCTGGATAAAATTGAATTTAATGGAAAACAGGCCAACGTAGTAGATTACAAAACAGGAAAATACAATAATGCCAAGGATAAATTCAAACGCCCGGATGAGAAAAACCCTAATGGCGGAGACTACTGGAGGCAAGCGGTATTTTATAAGATTTTAGTTGACAATGACAAAACAAATGATTGGGAAGTGGTGAGTACAGAGTTTGATTTTGTCGAACCTATTAGCGATAATGAGTACCATAAAGAAAAAGTGGTTATTACTCCTGACGATATTGAAATTGTACGCGAGCAGATCATTTCAACATATGCTAAAATTATGAACCATGAGTTTTCGCAAGGTTGCGGTAAGGAAGATTGCCATTGGTGTAATTTTGTCCGGAGTAACTTTGAGCAGCAAGATATTTTAATTGAGGAGGAAATTTAA
- a CDS encoding porin family protein, with amino-acid sequence MRKSIITLVLIVMAGIAAHAQNVKFGIKGGLNMAKVSSFKYYGSNGTYQEEVATDYKPGFHAGIFVDVGFSRYFSFQPELMYSQKGYKSRYMVMGNERTTTVSYNYLDLPLLAKIKTGTGLNFYAGPSVSFLLSSRYKDSGSNVIIESENNAIDEDNFRKADIGGLIGVGYDFGKANLGLNYNFGLQTLDKYDSGVKARNNNIQLSIGFNF; translated from the coding sequence ATGAGGAAATCAATAATAACACTCGTTTTAATTGTAATGGCAGGAATTGCTGCCCACGCGCAAAATGTGAAATTTGGGATTAAAGGTGGGTTGAACATGGCCAAAGTAAGTTCGTTTAAATATTATGGCAGTAATGGAACTTACCAGGAAGAGGTAGCCACTGATTATAAGCCGGGGTTTCATGCCGGCATTTTTGTTGATGTTGGATTCAGCAGATATTTCTCCTTCCAACCTGAGTTAATGTATTCTCAAAAAGGATATAAAAGCAGATATATGGTTATGGGCAATGAAAGAACCACAACGGTTTCTTACAACTATTTAGATCTGCCTTTGCTTGCTAAAATAAAAACCGGAACCGGCCTTAATTTCTATGCTGGTCCATCAGTGTCTTTCCTGCTCAGTAGTAGATACAAAGATTCGGGAAGTAATGTTATAATTGAGTCTGAAAATAATGCTATTGATGAAGATAACTTCCGTAAGGCAGACATTGGAGGATTAATTGGGGTAGGGTATGACTTTGGTAAAGCTAACTTAGGATTGAATTATAATTTTGGCTTGCAGACCCTTGATAAGTATGATTCAGGTGTAAAGGCTCGTAATAACAATATCCAATTATCCATTGGGTTTAACTTTTAG
- a CDS encoding thioredoxin family protein, whose amino-acid sequence MKKSLVLIGFVLFTTLITKAQETPKVYNPNADAKADIKTTVAKAAKEGKHVMLQIGGNWCSWCLRFNKTVTEDKQLDSALNANYVIYHLNYSKENKNEAVLAWLGYPQRFGFPVFVVLDAKGNRIHTQNSAYLEQDKGYNKEKVLEFFKQWGPKAIDPDQYKSK is encoded by the coding sequence ATGAAGAAAAGTTTAGTATTGATAGGTTTTGTATTATTCACCACATTAATTACAAAAGCCCAAGAAACTCCAAAAGTTTACAATCCTAACGCAGATGCAAAAGCTGATATTAAAACAACAGTTGCAAAAGCGGCAAAAGAAGGTAAGCATGTAATGCTTCAAATTGGTGGAAATTGGTGCAGTTGGTGTTTGCGCTTTAATAAAACGGTTACAGAAGATAAGCAGTTGGATTCGGCTTTGAATGCCAATTACGTAATTTATCACCTTAACTATAGCAAGGAGAATAAAAATGAAGCTGTGTTAGCTTGGTTAGGCTATCCTCAACGTTTTGGATTTCCTGTTTTTGTAGTTTTGGATGCTAAAGGAAATCGAATTCACACTCAGAATAGTGCTTACTTAGAGCAAGACAAAGGTTACAACAAAGAAAAAGTGTTGGAATTCTTTAAACAGTGGGGGCCTAAAGCAATTGACCCTGATCAATACAAATCGAAATAG
- a CDS encoding pyruvate dehydrogenase complex E1 component subunit beta — protein sequence MREIQFREALREAMSEEMRKDENIFIMGEEVAEYNGAYKVSQGMLAEFGAKRVIDTPIAELGFAGIGVGAAMNGLKPIIEFMTFNFSLVAIDQVINAAAKMYSMSGGQYSIPMVFRGPTGNAGQLGAQHSQNFENWYANCPGLKVVVPSNPYDAKGLLKSSIIDPDPVIFMESEVMYGDKGEVPEEEYYLPIGKAHVVKEGTDVTLVSFGKMMKVVHGAVAELEKEGINVEVIDLRTVRPIDYPTLINSVKKTNRMVIVEEAWPLASISTDIAFKIQKDAFDYLDAPILRVVSADVPLPYAPTLIAEALPNIAKTIKAVKDVLYINK from the coding sequence ATGAGAGAAATTCAATTCCGTGAAGCACTTCGTGAAGCCATGAGCGAAGAAATGCGCAAAGACGAAAACATATTCATCATGGGTGAAGAAGTAGCTGAATACAATGGTGCTTATAAAGTGAGCCAGGGTATGTTAGCCGAGTTTGGTGCTAAACGCGTTATCGACACCCCAATTGCTGAACTTGGCTTTGCCGGTATTGGTGTAGGTGCTGCAATGAACGGTCTTAAGCCTATTATTGAGTTCATGACCTTCAACTTCTCATTGGTTGCAATTGACCAGGTAATTAACGCCGCAGCCAAAATGTACTCAATGAGCGGTGGCCAGTATTCCATCCCAATGGTATTTCGTGGCCCTACCGGTAATGCGGGTCAATTAGGAGCACAACACTCTCAAAATTTCGAAAACTGGTATGCCAACTGTCCGGGCTTAAAAGTGGTTGTTCCTTCTAACCCGTATGATGCTAAAGGTTTATTAAAATCATCAATTATAGATCCTGACCCAGTAATCTTTATGGAGTCGGAAGTAATGTATGGCGATAAAGGTGAAGTTCCTGAAGAGGAATATTACTTACCTATCGGCAAAGCACACGTTGTAAAAGAAGGTACAGATGTAACGCTGGTTTCTTTTGGAAAAATGATGAAAGTGGTTCATGGTGCCGTAGCAGAGCTTGAAAAAGAAGGAATCAATGTTGAAGTTATCGATTTACGAACCGTTCGTCCTATTGATTACCCAACCCTAATTAATTCAGTTAAGAAAACCAATCGCATGGTAATTGTTGAAGAAGCATGGCCTTTAGCCTCTATCTCAACTGACATTGCTTTCAAAATCCAGAAAGATGCCTTTGACTATTTAGATGCTCCTATTTTACGTGTTGTAAGTGCAGATGTACCTCTTCCGTATGCTCCTACTTTAATTGCTGAGGCATTGCCTAACATAGCAAAAACCATTAAGGCAGTTAAAGACGTGCTATATATCAACAAATAA